The candidate division KSB1 bacterium DNA window ACGGCGCCGGAGCAATGTGCGCCCTGCCATCCAAATCATTACAACGAATGGCGCAGCTCGATGCATGCCTACGCCTTTGTTGATCCGGTTTTCTTTGCGATGCACGAACGCGGGCAAAAAGAAACCAATGGCAGGCTGGACCAGTTTTGCACGAAATGCCACAGCCCGATTGCGAGTTTGACCGGTGAGACGCCGCCATTTTTCAACCGCCAGGCGCTTTCGCCGATTTCAAAACAGGGCGTGCAATGTGACGTCTGTCACACGATCACCAAAATCAACAAAATCGCCAATGCGGATTTCGAGTTGACGCCGGGAAATACAAAATATGGCTCGCTGGCGGATCCGGTGCCAAACAGCTTTCATCAATCGGCATTCAACGCCATCTTTGACCGCTCGGAAATATGTGGCGTCTGCCACGAAGTGAGGAATGACCTCGGCGCGCCCCTCGAGGAAACATATTCAGAATGGGCCAGCTCCGCCCTTGCCGGCATGGCGGTGGACTGCCAGGATTGTCACATGCCCACATACGCCGGGCAGGCGGCCACCGGCGGGCCGCAGCGTGAGAAAGTGCATCGTCATTATTTCGCCGGCGTCGATGTGCCGCTGGTTGATTTTCCCGACGCCGACTTGCAGCGTCAAATGGCAGAGGAACTGCTCAAATCGGCCGCTGAGTTGAAACTTGTCGCGCCGCCGACTGCACGCGCCGGTGATACTTTGCGTCTCATGGTGACCATTGCCAATCTCCGCGCCGGCCACAATCTGCCCACAGGTGTCACTGCCGAGCGCCAAATGTGGCTGGCGGTGACGGCACGCGATCAAAACGGGCGGCTGCTTTATCAAAGCGGCCAGCTTGATGCCAACGGCGATCTGCTGGATCACCACAGCGTGCTGGCGCCCAGCGCCGATGCGGATTTGACCATTTTTCGCCAAATCATGCGCGATGAAAGCGGCAGGGAAGTATTGTTCTTTTGGCAGGCCAAAACCGTGACCAACAATTTGATCCCGCCTTTTGGTGAAAAAAGCGCCACGTATAAAATCCCGCTGCCCGCCGTTTTGTCCGGGGAGATCACGCTCGAAGTGATCTTGCGCTTCCGCAGCTTGCAGCCGTACTTTTTGCGCGAACTCGGCTTGGCCGATCTCGTCGCCAGGGTTCCGATTGTCGACATGGCCAAGGCGACGCAACGGATCGCGATCAATTGAGCTTGTGCCGTACCGTGGCAAAAGAAAGTCGAGATTTGCAAATTACCTCACCATTGCTTATATTATTTGCAAAAGCAGCAAAAGTTACTAAAGGGTTTTGCGCGAGAAACTCGAGCAGGAGCACGGGGGAAAATATATCACCATCCATCCCGAGAATGGAGATGATGCGATTTCGCCAGTTCATTGGAACGCGGCAACAGAGATGCGCGCGAAGTACCCCGACGTGCTGTTCTATACCATTCGAATTGGTTATCGCGCCGTCGTTCATTTTGGCGGCCGTGGCGCATCGGATGGAAAACGCCCGCAGGAGAAGCGGCCATGATCATTGGAGACATTGAAGGCGGTTTACATCCACACAGTGCTCTGGAAATTGCAGGACCCAAAGATTCAACAATTCCATCC harbors:
- a CDS encoding cytochrome c family protein, which encodes MKRTTGLQCSLGIALALGLAACENPESTKLPTPPVVSTPKFKISDFTAPEQCAPCHPNHYNEWRSSMHAYAFVDPVFFAMHERGQKETNGRLDQFCTKCHSPIASLTGETPPFFNRQALSPISKQGVQCDVCHTITKINKIANADFELTPGNTKYGSLADPVPNSFHQSAFNAIFDRSEICGVCHEVRNDLGAPLEETYSEWASSALAGMAVDCQDCHMPTYAGQAATGGPQREKVHRHYFAGVDVPLVDFPDADLQRQMAEELLKSAAELKLVAPPTARAGDTLRLMVTIANLRAGHNLPTGVTAERQMWLAVTARDQNGRLLYQSGQLDANGDLLDHHSVLAPSADADLTIFRQIMRDESGREVLFFWQAKTVTNNLIPPFGEKSATYKIPLPAVLSGEITLEVILRFRSLQPYFLRELGLADLVARVPIVDMAKATQRIAIN